In the Patescibacteria group bacterium genome, TTTTCCAAGTCCAGGAGGACCATAAAGCAAAACATGCTCAATAGGTTCATTCCGTTTTTGAGCCGCCTGCATAAAAATTTCCAGATTATTTTTAACTTTTTTTTGTCCAATATATTCTGACAATTTTTTTGGTCGCAAAGAAACATCAAAAGATTTATCATCTTTTTTTTCATTAGAGGACATTACTCTATTTTCATTGTTATCGCTCATACTATAATTTTGACTAATTTTAATCTGCTTTTACTGCCAGACAATATTTTAATTTTATTTTTTTCAACACAAAATTCTTTGCTTAAAATTTTTATCAATTCTGTGTTTGCTTTTCCTTTTTCAGGCAATGAAGCAATATTAATTTTGACAGTTTCATCAGCTAATGTTTCTTTTATTTCTGATTTAATAGCTTTTGGGTTAACCTTAATCCGCAGATA is a window encoding:
- a CDS encoding DUF167 domain-containing protein; its protein translation is MLTKEKKQLNNEKKIYLRIKVNPKAIKSEIKETLADETVKINIASLPEKGKANTELIKILSKEFCVEKNKIKILSGSKSRLKLVKIIV